The proteins below come from a single Garra rufa chromosome 3, GarRuf1.0, whole genome shotgun sequence genomic window:
- the rorab gene encoding nuclear receptor ROR-alpha B isoform X1, with amino-acid sequence MKMESPPEPVTAPRKSVSEADASVEDSPVKLDSKAETDKPAPVRRQSCSSTNKDVSSAKKTHTYRMMREVVTKEIQERRRQRTSGKSQIESIPCKICGDKSSGIHYGVITCEGCKGFFRRSQQGTVSYSCPRQKSCLIDRTSRNRCQHCRLQKCLAVGMSRDAVKFGRMSKKQRDSLFAEVQKHRQQQQEEKVGDDTEKGREPQTPGEAEPLTPSYALSTNGITELPDDLSGYVNGQTPEEGKADSAIGGFYLDIQPSPDQSGLDMDGIKLEPVCDLSSDSGLDQYCCYSNGDSSPPDNDLEHLSENICKSHMETCQYLREELQPSNWQTVLQTDLDAYQKKSQEDMWQLCAVKVTEAVQYVVEFAKRIDGFMELCQNDQIVLLKAGSLEVVFVRMCRAYNSHNNTVFFDSKYAGPEVFKALGCDDLISSVFEFAKSLNTLQLSEDEIGLFSAYVLMSADRSWLQEKTRVEKLQQKIKIALQNLLQKNQRDEGILTKLVCKVSTVRMLCRRHMEKLSTFRALYPETVHTRFPPLYKELFGSDFEQVLPQEA; translated from the exons ATGTGTCCTCAGCGAAGAAAACACACACAT ACCGAATGATGAGGGAGGTTGTTACAAAAGAAATTCAAGAGAGGAGGAGACAGCGGACTTCTGGAAAAT CTCAGATTGAGAGTATTCCCTGTAAAATCTGTGGAGATAAATCGTCAGGGATTCATTATGGTGTTATCACCTGTGAGGGATGCAAG ggTTTCTTCAGGAGGAGTCAGCAGGGCACTGTGTCATATTCTTGTCCTCGGCAGAAAAGCTGTCTGATCGACCGTACCAGCAGAAACCGCTGCCAGCACTGTCGCCTGCAGAAATGCTTAGCAGTGGGCATGTCAAGAGATG CTGTGAAGTTCGGTCGGATGTCTAAGAAGCAGAGGGACAGTCTGTTTGCAGAGGTTCAGAAGCACCGTCAACAGCAACAGGAGGAAAAAGTGGGTGATGACACAGAGAAGGGGCGGGAACCTCAAACTCCTGGAGAGGCGGAGCCACTCACACCCTCTTACGCCCTGTCCACCAATGGCATCACAGAGCTCCCCGATGACCTCAGTGGATACGTGAACGGTCAGACCCCAGAAGAGGGAAAAGCAGATTCAGCAATTGGTGGATTTTACCTGGACATTCAGCCCTCTCCGGACCAGTCAGGTCTAGATATGGACGGCATTAAACTAGAACCTGTGTGCGACCTCAGCTCGGACTCTGGCTTAGATCAATATTGTTGCTATAGCAATGGAGACTCTTCACCTCCTGACAATGACCTAG AACATCTGTCAGAGAACATCTGCAAGTCTCACATGGAGACGTGCCAGTATCTTCGAGAAGAGCTACAGCCCAGCAACTGGCAGACAGTTTTACAGACCGACCTGGACGCGTACCAAAAGAAG TCTCAGGAGGACATGTGGCAGCTGTGTGCGGTTAAAGTCACTGAAGCTGTGCAGTATGTGGTTGAGTTTGCCAAGCGAATTGATGGATTCATGGAGCTCTGTCAGAACGATCAGATCGTGCTGCTCAAAGCAG GTTCTTTAGAAGTTGTGTTCGTGAGGATGTGTCGGGCATATAACTCCCACAACAACACTGTCTTTTTTGACAGCAAATACGCTGGGCCGGAGGTCTTCAAAGCATTGG GCTGTGATGATCTTATCAGCTCTGTGTTCGAGTTTGCGAAGAGCTTGAACACTCTACAGCTCAGTGAAGATGAGATTGGCCTGTTTTCAGCATACGTGCTGATGTCTGCAG ATCGCTCCTGGCTGCAGGAGAAAACCAGAGTGGAGAAACTCCAGCAGAAGATCAAGATTGCCCTCCAAAACCTCCTGCAGAAGAACCAGAGGGATGAGGGAATTCTCACAAAG CTTGTCTGTAAAGTGTCCACCGTTCGGATGTTATGTCGTCGCCATATGGAGAAACTGAGCACATTCAGAGCTCTCTATCCAGAAACGGTCCACACACGCTTTCCTCCACTCTATAAAGAGCTGTTTGGCTCAGACTTTGAGCAGGTTCTGCCTCAGGAGGCCTGA
- the rorab gene encoding nuclear receptor ROR-alpha B isoform X3, which produces MYLMITAMKAQIESIPCKICGDKSSGIHYGVITCEGCKGFFRRSQQGTVSYSCPRQKSCLIDRTSRNRCQHCRLQKCLAVGMSRDAVKFGRMSKKQRDSLFAEVQKHRQQQQEEKVGDDTEKGREPQTPGEAEPLTPSYALSTNGITELPDDLSGYVNGQTPEEGKADSAIGGFYLDIQPSPDQSGLDMDGIKLEPVCDLSSDSGLDQYCCYSNGDSSPPDNDLEHLSENICKSHMETCQYLREELQPSNWQTVLQTDLDAYQKKSQEDMWQLCAVKVTEAVQYVVEFAKRIDGFMELCQNDQIVLLKAGSLEVVFVRMCRAYNSHNNTVFFDSKYAGPEVFKALGCDDLISSVFEFAKSLNTLQLSEDEIGLFSAYVLMSADRSWLQEKTRVEKLQQKIKIALQNLLQKNQRDEGILTKLVCKVSTVRMLCRRHMEKLSTFRALYPETVHTRFPPLYKELFGSDFEQVLPQEA; this is translated from the exons ATGTACTTAATGATCACAGCCATGAAAG CTCAGATTGAGAGTATTCCCTGTAAAATCTGTGGAGATAAATCGTCAGGGATTCATTATGGTGTTATCACCTGTGAGGGATGCAAG ggTTTCTTCAGGAGGAGTCAGCAGGGCACTGTGTCATATTCTTGTCCTCGGCAGAAAAGCTGTCTGATCGACCGTACCAGCAGAAACCGCTGCCAGCACTGTCGCCTGCAGAAATGCTTAGCAGTGGGCATGTCAAGAGATG CTGTGAAGTTCGGTCGGATGTCTAAGAAGCAGAGGGACAGTCTGTTTGCAGAGGTTCAGAAGCACCGTCAACAGCAACAGGAGGAAAAAGTGGGTGATGACACAGAGAAGGGGCGGGAACCTCAAACTCCTGGAGAGGCGGAGCCACTCACACCCTCTTACGCCCTGTCCACCAATGGCATCACAGAGCTCCCCGATGACCTCAGTGGATACGTGAACGGTCAGACCCCAGAAGAGGGAAAAGCAGATTCAGCAATTGGTGGATTTTACCTGGACATTCAGCCCTCTCCGGACCAGTCAGGTCTAGATATGGACGGCATTAAACTAGAACCTGTGTGCGACCTCAGCTCGGACTCTGGCTTAGATCAATATTGTTGCTATAGCAATGGAGACTCTTCACCTCCTGACAATGACCTAG AACATCTGTCAGAGAACATCTGCAAGTCTCACATGGAGACGTGCCAGTATCTTCGAGAAGAGCTACAGCCCAGCAACTGGCAGACAGTTTTACAGACCGACCTGGACGCGTACCAAAAGAAG TCTCAGGAGGACATGTGGCAGCTGTGTGCGGTTAAAGTCACTGAAGCTGTGCAGTATGTGGTTGAGTTTGCCAAGCGAATTGATGGATTCATGGAGCTCTGTCAGAACGATCAGATCGTGCTGCTCAAAGCAG GTTCTTTAGAAGTTGTGTTCGTGAGGATGTGTCGGGCATATAACTCCCACAACAACACTGTCTTTTTTGACAGCAAATACGCTGGGCCGGAGGTCTTCAAAGCATTGG GCTGTGATGATCTTATCAGCTCTGTGTTCGAGTTTGCGAAGAGCTTGAACACTCTACAGCTCAGTGAAGATGAGATTGGCCTGTTTTCAGCATACGTGCTGATGTCTGCAG ATCGCTCCTGGCTGCAGGAGAAAACCAGAGTGGAGAAACTCCAGCAGAAGATCAAGATTGCCCTCCAAAACCTCCTGCAGAAGAACCAGAGGGATGAGGGAATTCTCACAAAG CTTGTCTGTAAAGTGTCCACCGTTCGGATGTTATGTCGTCGCCATATGGAGAAACTGAGCACATTCAGAGCTCTCTATCCAGAAACGGTCCACACACGCTTTCCTCCACTCTATAAAGAGCTGTTTGGCTCAGACTTTGAGCAGGTTCTGCCTCAGGAGGCCTGA
- the rorab gene encoding nuclear receptor ROR-alpha B isoform X2, whose product MKMESPPEPVTAPRKSVSEADASVEDSPVKLDSKAETDKPAPVRRQSCSSTNKDVSSAKKTHTSQIESIPCKICGDKSSGIHYGVITCEGCKGFFRRSQQGTVSYSCPRQKSCLIDRTSRNRCQHCRLQKCLAVGMSRDAVKFGRMSKKQRDSLFAEVQKHRQQQQEEKVGDDTEKGREPQTPGEAEPLTPSYALSTNGITELPDDLSGYVNGQTPEEGKADSAIGGFYLDIQPSPDQSGLDMDGIKLEPVCDLSSDSGLDQYCCYSNGDSSPPDNDLEHLSENICKSHMETCQYLREELQPSNWQTVLQTDLDAYQKKSQEDMWQLCAVKVTEAVQYVVEFAKRIDGFMELCQNDQIVLLKAGSLEVVFVRMCRAYNSHNNTVFFDSKYAGPEVFKALGCDDLISSVFEFAKSLNTLQLSEDEIGLFSAYVLMSADRSWLQEKTRVEKLQQKIKIALQNLLQKNQRDEGILTKLVCKVSTVRMLCRRHMEKLSTFRALYPETVHTRFPPLYKELFGSDFEQVLPQEA is encoded by the exons ATGTGTCCTCAGCGAAGAAAACACACACAT CTCAGATTGAGAGTATTCCCTGTAAAATCTGTGGAGATAAATCGTCAGGGATTCATTATGGTGTTATCACCTGTGAGGGATGCAAG ggTTTCTTCAGGAGGAGTCAGCAGGGCACTGTGTCATATTCTTGTCCTCGGCAGAAAAGCTGTCTGATCGACCGTACCAGCAGAAACCGCTGCCAGCACTGTCGCCTGCAGAAATGCTTAGCAGTGGGCATGTCAAGAGATG CTGTGAAGTTCGGTCGGATGTCTAAGAAGCAGAGGGACAGTCTGTTTGCAGAGGTTCAGAAGCACCGTCAACAGCAACAGGAGGAAAAAGTGGGTGATGACACAGAGAAGGGGCGGGAACCTCAAACTCCTGGAGAGGCGGAGCCACTCACACCCTCTTACGCCCTGTCCACCAATGGCATCACAGAGCTCCCCGATGACCTCAGTGGATACGTGAACGGTCAGACCCCAGAAGAGGGAAAAGCAGATTCAGCAATTGGTGGATTTTACCTGGACATTCAGCCCTCTCCGGACCAGTCAGGTCTAGATATGGACGGCATTAAACTAGAACCTGTGTGCGACCTCAGCTCGGACTCTGGCTTAGATCAATATTGTTGCTATAGCAATGGAGACTCTTCACCTCCTGACAATGACCTAG AACATCTGTCAGAGAACATCTGCAAGTCTCACATGGAGACGTGCCAGTATCTTCGAGAAGAGCTACAGCCCAGCAACTGGCAGACAGTTTTACAGACCGACCTGGACGCGTACCAAAAGAAG TCTCAGGAGGACATGTGGCAGCTGTGTGCGGTTAAAGTCACTGAAGCTGTGCAGTATGTGGTTGAGTTTGCCAAGCGAATTGATGGATTCATGGAGCTCTGTCAGAACGATCAGATCGTGCTGCTCAAAGCAG GTTCTTTAGAAGTTGTGTTCGTGAGGATGTGTCGGGCATATAACTCCCACAACAACACTGTCTTTTTTGACAGCAAATACGCTGGGCCGGAGGTCTTCAAAGCATTGG GCTGTGATGATCTTATCAGCTCTGTGTTCGAGTTTGCGAAGAGCTTGAACACTCTACAGCTCAGTGAAGATGAGATTGGCCTGTTTTCAGCATACGTGCTGATGTCTGCAG ATCGCTCCTGGCTGCAGGAGAAAACCAGAGTGGAGAAACTCCAGCAGAAGATCAAGATTGCCCTCCAAAACCTCCTGCAGAAGAACCAGAGGGATGAGGGAATTCTCACAAAG CTTGTCTGTAAAGTGTCCACCGTTCGGATGTTATGTCGTCGCCATATGGAGAAACTGAGCACATTCAGAGCTCTCTATCCAGAAACGGTCCACACACGCTTTCCTCCACTCTATAAAGAGCTGTTTGGCTCAGACTTTGAGCAGGTTCTGCCTCAGGAGGCCTGA